Within the Fervidobacterium gondwanense DSM 13020 genome, the region GCAGAGGTGGATGCTGCTGTGATAACGATATATTAGAAGCCTTCTGCTGCATTTGGAGCGCAGACACTTGTTGTGAATGTATGGGCGGAGATTGTGTGAAGTGTATGTGAGTGCTTAAAATAAAAGAACAGACGGAGGCATTCCGCCTCCGTTTTTGCTATCTTTCTATTCACTTTAGAAAAGTGGCTCAAACCCCTGCTGGTTCCAGTATGTCTTCCTTGCCTCGTCGTAAGCTTCAAGCAGTACTTTCTTGTGCCCTTCTTCCCATATTGCTAAGATATTCAGTATCTTCTTCATCTCTTCGTCTGCTACTTTCTCAGCGCTTTGGCGGTAGAATTTTTCAAAATCTTCTTCAATAAGGTACGCCATTCTCAGTATCGCTAAGTCGTTCGCCATTTCATCGAGCGTGCCTGTAACAGTTTCGCTTTTTTCCCTTTCTTCGAAGAAGTCACTCTTTGCCATCGCCACTTCCGTGTCTTCGATTGTTATTTCTATATTGTTCTGCGCTTTTTTCATAAGTCCTTCAATAAAGTGCACGTGATCATTTTCCATATTAGCAAGGCCTTCTAAGATATCTTTGATGTCTTTGCTTGAAACCTTTTTTGCCTTCTCTT harbors:
- a CDS encoding ferritin-like domain-containing protein, whose protein sequence is MEKIIGILRFALMREIEGREFYKEKAKKVSSKDIKDILEGLANMENDHVHFIEGLMKKAQNNIEITIEDTEVAMAKSDFFEEREKSETVTGTLDEMANDLAILRMAYLIEEDFEKFYRQSAEKVADEEMKKILNILAIWEEGHKKVLLEAYDEARKTYWNQQGFEPLF